One part of the Aspergillus luchuensis IFO 4308 DNA, chromosome 5, nearly complete sequence genome encodes these proteins:
- a CDS encoding TMEM53 family protein (COG:S;~EggNog:ENOG410PKAN;~InterPro:IPR008547;~PFAM:PF05705) — protein MLSAEFTPLSDRVYLRYGREKAKSCGKDEPTTIIIFGWGDGMPKHVSKYADGFHDLYPSARILLVLSSTFQALNQPLEARIQDMMPVIDTVFPTPTGDGSNEERVLLHSMSNTGGIFLAATITAYQKPHGVDKRLPHELLVCDSTPGGLSIFTQAGRWSRAMAVGTSKFFPWPCMVTQALWFAILWIHSGLGWLRGLEPSGVWADRVMNDESVTTRESSRLYMYSKEDEIIGFEDLEENVAQVRTLGYRAVDLELFEGSPHVGHMRLHPQQYWGKISECWKAAIIRK, from the coding sequence ATGCTGTCCGCAGAGTTTACTCCTTTGTCGGACCGAGTGTACCTACGCTATGGCAGAGAGAAAGCCAAATCATGCGGGAAGGACGAGCCAAccacaatcatcatctttgGCTGGGGTGACGGTATGCCGAAGCATGTCTCAAAATATGCCGATGGCTTCCACGATCTGTACCCGTCCGCTCGGATTCTTCTCGTACTGTCAAGCACCTTTCAGGCTCTGAACCAACCTCTTGAAGCTAGAATACAAGACATGATGCCTGTTATTGACACTGTTTTCCCTACTCCAACGGGAGACGGCAGCAATGAAGAGCGAGTTCTCCTGCACTCGATGTCAAATACCGGCGGTATATTCTTGGCCGCTACCATAACGGCCTACCAAAAACCCCATGGCGTGGACAAAAGACTACCCCATGAGCTTCTTGTTTGCGATTCAACACCCGGCGGGCTTTCTATCTTCACTCAAGCCGGCCGCTGGTCGCGGGCTATGGCTGTGGGCACATCCAAGTTCTTTCCATGGCCTTGTATGGTCACGCAGGCATTGTGGTTTGCTATCCTCTGGATTCACTCCGGGCTGGGGTGGCTGCGTGGGCTGGAACCTTCTGGAGTTTGGGCTGATCGGGTAATGAATGATGAGTCGGTCACAACGCGAGAGTCCAGTCGGCTGTACATGTATTCAAAGGAAGACGAGATTATAGGATTCGAGGACCTTGAAGAGAATGTTGCCCAAGTTAGGACCCTAGGCTATCGGGCCGTTGACCTCGAGCTCTTCGAGGGCTCACCACATGTTGGCCATATGAGGCTCCATCCACAGCAGTACTGGGGAAAAATCTCGGAATGCTGGAAAGCGGCCATAATTCGAAAATAA
- a CDS encoding uncharacterized protein (antiSMASH:Cluster_5.3), with product MTPEQFKSIWDGIFTGNPSEARSFCEEVLNPNYVRLEAGSDRTDFERAVKKITFFRQNCKKINSSLLFFAYDNKKLAARLICDLAMGEEEEKKLEVMIMVELDDEEKWVSAWELISPYLG from the coding sequence ATGACACCCGAGCAATTCAAATCAATCTGGGATGGAATCTTCACCGGAAACCCAAGCGAAGCTCGTTCATTTTGTGAAGAAGTACTCAACCCCAACTATGTGCGCTTGGAGGCTGGCAGCGACCGAACGGACTTTGAGCGCGCCGTCAAGAAAATTACTTTCTTCCGCCAAAACTGCAAGAAAATCAATAGTTCCTTGCTATTCTTTGCTTACGACAACAAGAAGCTTGCTGCACGACTGATTTGTGACTTGGCAatgggtgaggaagaggagaagaagcttgaggTCATGATTATGGTGGAgcttgacgacgaggagaagtGGGTATCTGCTTGGGAACTGATCTCTCCGTATTTGGGTTGA
- a CDS encoding uncharacterized protein (COG:S;~EggNog:ENOG410PKHJ;~InterPro:IPR007325,IPR037175;~PFAM:PF04199;~go_function: GO:0004061 - arylformamidase activity [Evidence IEA];~go_process: GO:0019441 - tryptophan catabolic process to kynurenine [Evidence IEA]), translating to MAERGIAGRGILIDWYKSYQDKGQTVDAMSPHPVPFDQLIEALRYQGLCEDDIRPGDIILIRFGYISQYEHMSEDKRARLDALYRKQKPENIGVEPSEEILRFFWDKKVGAVAGDTRSFEVWPCTQTKWHLHEWLLAGWGMPIGELFDLEKLSKACSEANRYSFFFTSAPMNAPGAVASPPNAFAFF from the exons ATGGCAGAACGAGGCATCGCTGGACGTGGCATACTTATCGACTGGTACAAATCGTACCAAGACAAAGGCCAGACTGTGGATGCCATGAGTCCTCATCCCGTACCGTTTGACCAGCTTATTGAGGCACTTAGGTATCAGGGGTTATGTGAGGATGACATTAGACCTGGCGATATTATTCTGATTCGGTTCGGCTACATCAGTCAGTACGAACATATGAGCGAAGACAAACGTGCGCGACTTGATGCGCTTTacaggaagcagaagcccGAAAACATCGGGGTAGAGCCTTCCGAAGAGATTTTGAGGTTTTTCTGGGATAAGAAGGTTGGCGCTGTTGCAGGCGATACGCGATCATTCGAAGTTTGGCCTTGCACACAGACTAAATGGCATCTTCATGAGTGGTTGCTCGCTGGGTGGGGAATGCCTATTGGAGAACTGTTCGACCTGGAAAAGTTGAGTAAAGCCTGCAGTGAAGCGAACAGGTATAGCTTCTTTTTCACGAGCGCTCCTATGAAT GCTCCTGGCGCTGTTGCCAGCCCTCCGAATGCTTTTGCATTTTTCTGA
- a CDS encoding uncharacterized protein (COG:S;~EggNog:ENOG410PJQG;~InterPro:IPR029063,IPR016461,IPR001077,IPR036390;~PFAM:PF00891;~SMCOG1042:O-methyltransferase;~antiSMASH:Cluster_5.3;~go_function: GO:0008168 - methyltransferase activity [Evidence IEA];~go_function: GO:0008171 - O-methyltransferase activity [Evidence IEA]) produces MTSSKQGIEALGSAIADLSKSLANQLEALNQPEPSFAIDSPASLPPSAEIQGPRLKLLETLETLHHLIVGPSDFWFQQSMFLNHALLAFDVFNNFNFWDAVPLNGSASYADIAKSTNLPEQIVRRFLRLAFTIFVFAEEAPGSDRVVHTAASVHIVRSPFVKSYLEHNMEDVRPAATVGVDALKKWFVGQSEPPEDAAACAIALATYDGHQIGRDLWYLLDNSERPGQRKGFRAKRFAEAMQGLRMTSGVMTESVLKQFDWGSLDEATVVDLGGSAGHISVILAENYPKLNLVVQDLASVQSAFDENINSTPYASRIKFRTHDFFEPQALPADVFLLKSVLHDWSDKYVSQIVRNLLGVLKPGNHLVVFDFVLPEDYDEETGAKPPLPVRKLVASMDMQMFVGCNSKERKVKDWSDVIKRADSRFELKEVHVPRGSPLGLLDFVFQG; encoded by the exons ATGACTTCATCGAAGCAGGGCATTGAGGCCCTTGGCTCTGCTATCGCTGATCTCTCAAAGTCTCTCGCCAATCAGCTAGAGGCATTGAACCAGCCAGAACCATCATTCGCAATCGATTCTCCAGCATCCTTGCCCCCAAGTGCAGAGATCCAAGGCCCTCGGCTGAAGCTCTTGGAAACGCTGGAAACCCTTCACCACCTTATTGTCGGCCCGAGTGACTTCTGGTTTCAGCAAAGCATGTTT CTTAACCATGCACTTCTCGCCTTCGATGTGTTCAACAACTTCAACTTCTGGGACGCCGTCCCTCTTAATGGCTCAGCCAGCTACGCCGACATTGCAAAGTCAACCAACTTGCCCGAGCAAATTGTGCGACGATTCCTCAGATTAGCATTCACAATCTTCGTTTTCGCAGAGGAAGCGCCTGGCTCTGACCGAGTGGTGCACACGGCGGCTTCAGTGCACATTGTGCGTTCCCCGTTCGTTAAGTCATATCTCGAACATAATATGGAGGATGTCCGACCGGCTGCTACTGTTGGAGTAGATGCTTTAAAGAAGTGGTTTGTTGGTCAATCCGAGCCTCCCGAGGATGCTGCAGCCTGCGCAATCGCACTGGCTACATATGATGGCCACCAGATTGGTAGAGATTTATGGTATCTTCTCGATAATTCTGAGCGACCCGGTCAGCGAAAAGGGTTCCGAGCGAAGCGCTTTGCAGAGGCAATGCAGGGGCTTCGAATGACGAGTGGAGTTATGACTGAGTCTGTCTTGAAGCAGTTCGACTGGGGTAGCTTGGACGAGGCAACAGTTGTTGAT CTTGGAGGGTCAGCCGGGCATATCAGCGTTATTCTTGCTGAAAATTATCCGAAGCTCAATCTTGTTGTGCAGGACCTCGCCTCGGTGCAGTCTGCCTTCGACGAAAACATCAATTCCACTCCCTATGCCTCGCGCATCAAGTTCCGAACACATGACTTTTTCGAACCGCAGGCTCTCCCAGCAGATGTGTTTCTGCTTAAGTCAGTCCTGCATGATTGGTCCGACAAATATGTGTCGCAGATTGTTCGTAATCTGCTTGGCGTCCTAAAGCCAGGAAACCATTTGGTGGTTTTTGATTTCGTCTTGCCGGAGGACTATGACGAGGAAACAGGGGCGAAGCCTCCATTGCCAGTAAGGAAGTTGGTTGCATCGATGGACATGCAGATGTTTGTTGGCTGCAACTCCAAGGAGCGGAAGGTGAAGGACTGGAGCGATGTCATTAAGCGAGCCGACAGCCGGTTTGAACTGAAAGAGGTTCATGTGCCTCGAGGATCGCCTTTGGGACTCCTTGACTTTGTGTTTCAGGGGTAG
- a CDS encoding class I SAM-dependent methyltransferase (SECRETED:SignalP(1-22);~antiSMASH:Cluster_5.3), with protein sequence MAFWRFIICVLEAEGVVNVAMACVPSRLLRNDQTKITTPLPRDCPESNKHSRHTAYEYQRELLTNLRTYIRAELPNISTDYTYNNISRQSYSDTFCTQTYLQNANLKISDIATGTGIVLTDLSRRLPPSVRLDASDSSLDAFPPKELLPRNIGLPAQMGYENSFPARVGCVSDIVHVRNVVSVLWDEEIVAIVSKLFRILSMIVYA encoded by the exons ATGGCCTTCTGGCGATTTATAATCTGCGTCTTGGAGGCTGAAGGAGTAGTGAATGTGGCTATGGCGT GCGTCCCGTCACGCCTCTTGCGAAACGACCAGACAAAGATCACCACTCCGCTCCCACGGGATTGTCCGGAATCTAACAAGCACAGTAGACACACAGCTTACGAGTACCAGCGTGAGCTACTAACCAATCTGCGCACGTACATTCGTG CTGAGCTGCCCAACATTTCCACTGA CTATACCTACAACAATATCTCACGACAGAGCTATTCGGATACCTTCTGCACCCAGACATACCTCCAGAACGCGAATCTCAAAATTTCAGATATTGCTACAGGAACCGG AATCGTTCTTACCGATTTAAGTCGTCGTCTTCCGCCGTCAGTCCGGCTCGACGCGTCTGACTCATCATTAGACGCCTTTCCGCCCAAAGAGCTACTTCCTCGCAATATTGGCCTGCCTGCACAGATGGGATATGAAAACAGTTTTCCTGCACGAGTTGGATGTGTTTCCGATATTGTTCATGTCCGCAACGTAGTGTCTGTGTtatgggatgaggagatcgTAGCCATTGTCAGCAAACTGTTCAGAATCCTTAGTATGATCGTTTATGCGTGA
- a CDS encoding isocitrate lyase/PEP mutase family protein (COG:G;~EggNog:ENOG410PUT8;~InterPro:IPR039556,IPR015813,IPR040442;~PFAM:PF13714;~go_function: GO:0003824 - catalytic activity [Evidence IEA]), with amino-acid sequence MSSQNDRAIYFRSLHHPGNPIVLSNVYDGATASYIAGHPTTKAIATASYAVAASQGIADESLTLPQNLAAARTIAAVVAATTSPQLPLTVDMQDGYEDVAQTIRDVIALGAVGCNLEDFDNAAGKLRSLPEAVNRIRTAVQAAREAGVPDFVINARTDVLGPAGTGSIGDAIERGKAFLDAGACTVFVWGPGGRGVSGDEVRELAKALGGMVNVKLKLGDGYLTVSELKKIGVARISLGPELWRAAMGAFRETADRLLAQVSYD; translated from the coding sequence atgtcttcccAAAACGACCGTGCCATCTACTTCCGCAGCCTCCACCATCCCGGCAACCCGATCGTGCTCAGCAACGTCTACGACGGCGCCACAGCCTCCTACATCGCGGGCCATCCCACCACCAAGGCCATCGCGACGGCCAGCTACGCCGTGGCCGCCTCGCAAGGCATCGCCGATGAGTCGCTCACTCTGCCGCAGAACCTCGCCGCCGCGCGCACCATCGCCGCCGTCGTGGCCGCTACTACGTCCCCACAGCTGCCCCTGACCGTCGACATGCAAGATGGCTATGAGGACGTCGCCCAGACTATTAGGGACGTCATCGCTCTCGGCGCCGTCGGCTGCAACCTGGAAGATTTCGACAACGCAGCGGGCAAGCTGCGCTCGCTCCCCGAGGCCGTGAACCGCATCCGCACCGCGGTCCAGGCTGCCCGTGAGGCTGGCGTGCCAGATTTTGTGATCAATGCGCGCACTGACGTCCTGGGCCCAGCGGGGACGGGATCTATCGGGGACGCGATCGAGCGGGGAAAGGCGTTTCTGGATGCGGGTGCTTGCACGGTGTTTGTGTGGGGGCCGGGCGGTCGGGGAGTCTCTGGGGATGAAGTCAGGGAGCTGGCGAAGGCGTTGGGCGGGATGGTTAATGTGAAGCTGAAACTTGGGGATGGATACTTGACGGTGTcggagttgaagaagatcggAGTTGCGAGAATCAGTCTGGGGCCGGAGTTGTGGCGGGCGGCGATGGGGGCGTTTAGAGAGACGGCGGATCGGTTGTTGGCGCAGGTTTCGTATGATTAG
- a CDS encoding uncharacterized protein (COG:I;~EggNog:ENOG410PIK8;~InterPro:IPR042098,IPR003819;~antiSMASH:Cluster_5.3;~go_function: GO:0016491 - oxidoreductase activity [Evidence IEA];~go_process: GO:0055114 - oxidation-reduction process [Evidence IEA]) → MPDIPSVTAREMLDSQRRSHVGDIHHHLRTSGILKIRLQFPDDDSQYLERIILNLCAHHGHGPPTRHSASRGWFWDVRPSSAGLETRVPLAVSETMQEFQWHTDCSYESAPPKYFALQVLQPDRYGGGTLSLMTIAKLAHHLSPAVQKALFEPEFKIKIPPEFSKQPDQQHIMGSILGLDKMDNSLVVRFREDLIEPMNPRAAAAYEELKVALN, encoded by the coding sequence ATGCCAGACATACCTTCCGTGACGGCTCGTGAGATGCTCGACTCCCAGCGACGTTCTCACGTGGGGgatatccaccatcatctccgaaCCAGTGGCATTCTGAAGATACGCCTCCAGTTTCCCGATGACGATAGCCAATATCTGGAGCGCATCATACTTAATCTTTGCGCTCATCACGGGCATGGGCCTCCTACACGCCACAGCGCTTCCCGAGGCTGGTTCTGGGATGTTCGCCCCAGCTCTGCTGGCCTAGAGACACGAGTTCCCCTAGCAGTGTCAGAAACCATGCAAGAGTTCCAGTGGCACACTGACTGTAGCTACGAGAGCGCACCCCCGAAATACTTTGCGCTTCAAGTTCTGCAGCCTGATCGTTACGGTGGGGGTACCCTGTCCCTCATGACGATTGCCAAGCTTGCGCATCACCTGTCCCCGGCTGTACAGAAAGCTCTATTCGAACCGGAGTTCAAAATCAAAATTCCTCCTGAATTTTCTAAACAGCCTGACCAACAGCACATAATGGGGAGCATCCTTGGATTGGACAAGATGGACAATTCGCTGGTAGTGAGGTTCCGGGAAGACCTGATAGAGCCCATGAACCCCAGGGCTGCGGCAGCATATGAGGAGCTGAAGGTTGCGTTGAATTAG
- a CDS encoding uncharacterized protein (COG:G;~EggNog:ENOG410PHCB;~InterPro:IPR011701,IPR036259;~PFAM:PF07690;~TransMembrane:6 (i12-32o81-100i147-167o179-200i212-233o239-265i);~go_function: GO:0022857 - transmembrane transporter activity [Evidence IEA];~go_process: GO:0055085 - transmembrane transport [Evidence IEA]): protein MDGIRGIAGWRWIFILEGIVPSAFSLFLPLLLPDSPEKVGWLTAEEKQYLDLRFRQSGNRSTTGEGDKFSWSLLLNTMLDWKILLGALMGMVNAAPNAAFSYTMPTVINKLGFESQDAQLLTIPPYFCGAVSSWLSSRLADRFTWRFPFIVGPMALLLVSFLILLILSTNVDAYKGPMYFAIILAQIGIYPLLPGISAWTGNNLPQSWKRSIGIAWLLAAANTACFIGTNVFLDDQAPHYVVGYGVSLGIIAMGITAACALKYALWRLNQHKDGISESEVLATYTPDQLAAMGEKSPIFKYTL, encoded by the exons ATGGATGGCATTCGCGGGATTGCAGGCTGGCGATGGATCTTTATATTGGAGGGTATTGTCCCGTCCGCATTTAGTCTGTTCCTTCCACTTCTGCTACCAGATAGTCCTGAAAAGGTGGGATGGCTCAcagcagaagagaagcaatATCTTGATCTTCGCTTCCGACAGAGCGGTAATCGGTCCACcactggagaaggagataaATTCTCCTGGTCATTGCTGCTCAATACAATGCTAGACTGGAAGATCCTTCTAGGGGCGCTAATGGGCATGGTCAACGCCGCCCCTAATGCGGCATTTTCCTACACAATGCCCACAGTTATCAATAAGCTGGGCTTCGAATCGCAGGATGCACAGTTACTGACAATTCCACCATACTTCTGCGGTGCTGTTTCCAGCTGGTTGAGTAGCCGACTAGCTGATCGGTTTACTTGGCGTTTCCCATTCATCGTCGGTCCGATGGCCTTGCTGCTTGTATCTTTCTTGATACTTTTGATATTGTCAACTAATGTTGACGCCTACAAAGGCCCGATGTATTTTGCGATCATTCTAGCACAAATCGGCATTTATCCGTTGCTGCCTGGAATCTCAGCCTGGACCGGGAATAATCTTCCCCAGTCTTGGAAAAGGTCAATTGGTATCGCCTGGCTATTGGCTGCAGCAAATACTGCTT GCTTCATTGGAACTAATGTATTTCTTGATGACCAAGCTCCACACTATGTGGTCGGATACGGTGTGTCACTTGGGATTATCGCTATGGGCATTACTGCGGCTTGCGCACTCAAATATGCATTGTGGCGCTTGAACCAGCACAAAGATGGTATTTCTGAAAGTGAAGTTCTTGCGACTTATACTCCGGATCAGCTGGCAGCCATGGGCGAGAAGAGCCCTATCTTCAAGTACACCCTGTAA
- a CDS encoding uncharacterized protein (COG:S;~EggNog:ENOG410PUQC;~TransMembrane:7 (o34-56i68-89o109-127i148-171o191-214i234-257o269-294i);~antiSMASH:Cluster_5.3) has product MSPEALATLLDEPALAAPSGVTANFDNPPNSNTLAWVVTTFCTVVLTICFLLRIFARLWLDRRIGIEELLMIGAYGAYWGTAYAGYALIYTPGYYVHTWNLHNKDLIRPLYLILIYGCCYSAVLPLIKTAILLDWCRIFVPINRSRNVFWWGCVSVITLQCVWGVLCILLLNMQCRPHEAIWKFYLPSKCYSLPDVMLTSASVQVASDITMFFLPQRIIWRLQMNWQKKIGVSVIFGVGILASVAACFRLSHTVAFANTTDTMYLIGPLLFWACGEMTCGFFILSVPCLSKLIIESGLPRSVKQSLGFGSKPSEPSYEDSEQPHRSGQSDALRSHPMRPWLKGTDTIWSKIGDEDHDHDALRNSGKSESQTSLHRAEADGRN; this is encoded by the exons ATGTCACCAGAAGCACTGGCGACTCTCCTCGATGAGCCAGCTCTAGCAGCTCCGTCCGGTGTTACCGCAAATTTTGACAACCCACCGAATAGCAATACGCTGGCTTGGGTAGTAACGACTTTCTGTACCGTGGTACTCACAATATGCTTTCTCTTGCGAATCTTTGCTCGATTATGGTTGGATAGAAGGATCGGTATCGAGGAAT TGCTGATGATTGGTGCATAT GGCGCCTATTGGGGTACAGCTTATGCAGGGTATGCCTTGATCTACACCCCCGGGTATTACGTTCATACCTGGAATTTACACAATAAGGACCTTATAAGGCCTCTTTAT CTGATTCTCATTTACGGATGCTGTTACTCGGCCGTCCTGCCTCTCATCAAGACTGCAATCCTGCTAGATTGGTGCAGAATTTTCGTCCCTATCAACCGCTCAAGGAACGTTTTCTGGTGGGGATGTGTCTCCGTGATAACACTGCAGTGTGTATGGGGTGTGCTGTGCATCCTGCTATTAAACATGCAATGCAGGCCCCATGAAGCCATCTGGAAGTTCTATCTTCCTAGCAAATGCTACTCGCTTCCCGATGTAATGCTCACATCTGCCAGCGTCCAAGTCGCATCCGATATCACCATGTTCTTTCTCCCACAGAGAATTATCTGGCGTCTCCAAATGAACTGGCAAAAGAAAATCGGAGTCTCAGTTATTTTTGGTGTCGGTATACT CGCCTCCGTCGCCGCATGCTTCCGCCTCTCCCACACCGTCGCCTTCGCCAACACAACAGATACCATGTATCTCATCGGACCACTATTATTTTGGGCCTGTGGAGAAATGACCTGCGGTTTCTTTATCCTCAGTGTACCCTGCCTTTCGAAACTCATCATCGAATCGGGACTGCCGCGTAGTGTGAAGCAATCTCTCGGCTTTGGCTCCAAGCCCAGCGAACCTTCATACGAGGACTCGGAGCAACCACATCGCTCAGGGCAGTCTGATGCATTGCGCTCACATCCTATGAGGCCGTGGCTGAAGGGCACAGATACAATCTGGTCTAAGATAGGAGATGAAGACCATGACCATGATGCCCTGAGAAATTCGGGAAAGTCAGAGTCTCAGACGAGTCTCCATAGAGCAGAAGCTGACGGTCGGAATTGA